A genomic segment from Euleptes europaea isolate rEulEur1 chromosome 17, rEulEur1.hap1, whole genome shotgun sequence encodes:
- the LOC130488918 gene encoding ferritin heavy chain, protein MASSPSQVRQNYHQDCEAAINRQINLELYASYVYLSMSYYFDRDDVALKNFAKYFLHQSREEREHAEKLMKLQNQRGGRIFLQDIKKPDRDDWESGLTAMECSLHLEKNVNQSLLELHKLATEKNDPHLCDFIETHYLDEQVKSIKELGDHVTNLRKMGAPQSGMAEYLFDKHTLGESDNEN, encoded by the coding sequence ATGGCTTCGTCTCCTTCCCAGGTGCGCCAGAACTACCACCAGGACTGCGAGGCGGCCATCAACCGGCAGATCAACCTGGAGCTTTACGCATCCTACGTGTACCTCAGCATGTCCTACTACTTTGACCGTGATGACGTGGCTCTGAAGAACTTTGCCAAGTACTTCTTGCACCAGTCCCGTGAGGAGCGCGAGCATGCAGAGAAACTTATGAAGCTGCAGAACCAGAGGGGTGGTCGTATTTTCCTACAGGACATCAAGAAACCAGATCGTGATGATTGGGAGAGTGGGCTGACGGCAATGGAGTGTTCTTTGCACTTGGAGAAGAACGTGAACCAGTCTCTGCTGGAACTGCATAAACTGGCAACTGAAAAAAATGATCCTCATTTATGTGATTTCATTGAAACGCACTATCTGGATGAGCAGGTCAAATCTATCAAGGAGCTGGGTGATCATGTGACCAATCTGCGCAAGATGGGGGCACCACAATCTGGAATGGCAGAGTACCTGTTCGACAAGCACACCCTGGGGGAAAGTGACAATGAGAACTAG